The genomic stretch GTGAAAAAGTAGACAAATATCCCATCTGGAAGCATCGATCTatacaatgattttttttcttctgtacaTATCACATATACAGATCATTGACTTCAAAAATGCGAAAAGCATGAAATGTCTTAGTTAAAACAATATTATCAATAATAAGAATAAATCCCTCCAACATTGGCACCCATTTCTCGCTCGTGTCAATGGAGTTCTGTCTGGAGACCTCAGGGGTCAGAGCGACCCTCTGTTGCAAAGGGTAACAGTAACACTAGCCTGCTCGCTGACCAGGGTTTCGGTAATGGCTTTCAGGGTGGCCCACTACATGCAAGGAACATGAGGGTATTCAGTTAACACAAATGGGGTGTGCTCGTAACAGTGACCCCGGAACGAACAGGGATGAGGCattgtgtgttttgagtgtttTACAAGGACATCAATGAAAGGAAGGGTTGTAGGTTATGTGACCCCCATCAAAACGGCTCCCTAGTAGGTTTGCAAAAACAGAGTCTGTTGTGATACAAGTTGAAATTTCCCTACAAAAGATCTTTATGTGAATTGTTAAATATTTTCTCTGTGATTTAAATCATTTGGGGAAACACAGTAAGTCAATCAATCTGGTTGTGAGACTGCAGAACAATATATATGTCTGtatcaaatataaatgtcaGGACAAATTACAACAATAGCAACTCTAATAATTGGAGCCCAATTAGTAGGCACAAGTAGAAGCGTTAAACCATTAACAAGGCACTGTGCAAAGGTCTTCTCAATGATGGCATCCACTGAAGAAAAATGCAAGAAAGCTCAGAGCACTGGGGCTCTGCTTTAAATGCAACGCAGAACGATTCCCTCGCTCCCACAGTCAGAATTCATTGAGTTTTGCAGTCGACATCCCCGTCACCCGTCCCCTTCAGTTTCTTCAGCTCCTTCATTAGCTCCTGTTCAAGGGTTAAGATCTCCTTGGGTTTCTTGTACTGGAcgggaagaagaaagaagaaaaggccATTTCTGAAAAATTTCTCCTCAAATTTCCTCCTGCAAATCCTTCAGTATAAAAAATGGGATGACTCAGGAGTGACAGGTGCACAGGGGGAAAAACTACAAAGGAGTAGAAAATCTTGAGGAAAAAAcatcctcatctcctccttgtAATTTGCATAAATTACTTTAATTAACAAAATTAACTTTTATGGACACAAACATTGATTGAGACAAATTCTGGGATATTTTCTTtggatttgttaaaaaaaaaaaagaaaaaaagaagtgttttaCAGTTATGCTCATTATTATTCCACTGAGATGATGACACATATTCAAGAATCAGCCTTTGATGCTTTCAGCTGTATATTCAAAGCATTAGGTATTATAATATTAAAGGTATTGAATCATTACTTAACATAGAAGTGTAGGACTTACGCTGACAATTAAAGTGTTGTTGGCGTGAGTGAAGCTGAGGGCGGAGCCGTCCAATGGGAGCTGACTGCGATCTAAATCAACAACAGTGAACTTCTTATAATACCTGTGAAGACATGGAGAGAATGTCATAGGTCTTTCACACCACTGTACAGACTAATGTATTGTAAACAGTGCCATCTATAGGGTGGACACGAGGATTACATGCAACAAGTGTACAAAACAGcaggaatgaaaaacaaaacaaaacagtgctcTCGTGcaattttactttttgtttgagGTTTTTATGATGATGCATCGCTCAGATGGCTCcactgaaacactgaagacATCTTTGGGGTAGGGAAGGTTGCGTATTCTCCACTGAAAACTTGTCTTTGTGTCCTTACGCATGAACACAGGCTGTGGAAACAGAAATCATGTGAATTTTAGCAGAAGCTAcctacagtaattcatacatcaatacactgatggcggtggctgccacgcaaggtgccgaccagcacatcaggagcagtttggggttcagtatcttgcccaaggacacttcaacatgcagattAGGGGactcgaaccagcgaccttccaataacaagacactggctctactcCTGAGCAGGCTATGGCTTTTTATTCAAATGCATGTTACAGAAATGAAGGAAGCAAAttaatctaaaacaaaaaataaagtggTTCAAGTCAAAGTGTTAGATAACACAGATAGGAATACCCACGTTGGAGCAATTCTCCTTGATCACCTCCGAATCTGAAGAAGTTACAGGGCCTGCGAGTGGCTCCCCAACCTCCACCTGCCATGTGCCCTGGGCTCCAAGAGTGCTTTTATTTCGCCACTTTCGCACTGTAAAGTATAAGATTTTAAGATACATAAACGTCATTGGAATTCAgaatgctgctgtgtgcagcTGACCACCTGTTGCTTACCAATGAGCTCATCTGTTTTCAAGTCATACTCTTCTGCCATTTCTTTTCCATCTGTGAAGAGGTAGTGGATCTTCCTTTTTCCTGGAATAGGGCATAGTTAAGATTTATCatacaaactaaaaaaaaaaaaacagcattgcgTGTGATCACTCTGAGGAAAGTAAGCAATATATTAAACATGTATTTCACTCCAGAAACTACAGTGTTTAATTGATTTGTGTTCAAATTAAACAGATGTTACTGCAGTAAATAGAGACAGAATGGATGGATAAAATGTATTGATCAGGGATCACTGTAACGTAAGCAGAGATGCCAATTGACTTGCTAATTAGCTGAGATGCTTCTGTAAAAGTTTGTACCTCTTATATTGTACACGTTGGAAATTGAGCCAACGTTACATTTGCGACGGGTTGTTAATGACCTCTTTTACTGAATGTTTTTTACTGTCTGCTTATTGAACAAAGTTCAGACAACGCGTTTTGATATGCGGCAGGGTCAGTTGTGCCACCTGCTTGTAGCTCAGTTAACAGTAAGGTTAGCTGggaagctagctagctagctaacagtctCATTTAAcataatagaaataataaacGCTTGGCAAAACGACACTGAAACCGGCGAGTTGACACGGGCAAATCTTAACACTCTGAAATAGTTTCTTCCCCTTTGTAAGTTACTCACCATCGTGTATTAAAGCTGTTTTCTTAGATGATTTCAGGGTATCAATCCAGCTCTGCACAGCCATGTTTCTAGAAGATGTTGCTCACTCGGCCACTTCCGGACACAACGGTATCCACAGCAACCGAGGTGAATACACAAACTAAATAGAAAAATATTAatctaaataattaaaatttgtCATCATCAAAGCTCTATGAAATACCAcactatatgtatatattagaGTATGATTTagatataataataaaacaaaaaacaacccttAAACTGAATAATTGACCCGGaagttaaacatttaaatggcaTGCTGTCCGTTCTTCCGTGTATGAGTACGAATGGTTCCATCTGAACAGGGGTAAGAGCCAAAACATTACAGTTTAAAGAGTTTTCGGCCTCCAACGTGCGATTGTGTTGGGATATTTCAGAACGAATTAGTGTACGTTTAATGTTGAGCGATAATGATAATTGAAAGACCGACTGCTCGGTGTTTCCAACGTTAGCATAAGCTAAAGGTAGTTAGCTATCacaatattgtgaaaacagtcGATTTCTCTGTTTTACGAAGCAGCAGAACTGCTGTGGGTACAAGCCGAGACTTCTCCCACGTTTTGCTATTTCTGTGGCAAAATAATATATTAACTCATACCATAAGGTGAACACTAATTTTGACAATGCAGAGCAACTGTACGAGAAATGTGTTTGGCTGTTTTGTACTAAATGTAAGTTATTCGAGATGACAGACCTCAATCAAGTTGCAGTGCAAAGTGAAGTACCTGGAATGATCACTGACTGCTACTATATACTGACAGTTCCACTAGACTTCAAAGAGAGGGATTGAATCTTTATGGGGGTTAAATGACAGCTAACGTTacagttacttgttactttatAGATGAATACTTTACTTTCAGCCTTAAAGATAATGCTATCATATATAATGTTAATATAGATGAAAGATCCAATAGCAGGAGTAGTTAAAATTAGCTCCACCTTGACCAGATACACCATTTAAATGCAACTTATGCATGAATGCATGAGTAATAATAAGCCAGtattataataatcataatttgaAACCATCTGGAGATGGGGTCACACCAGATTCAGACCCCTGACTCATGAGTCATTACTATGTTATTACAGAGGTACTTAGTGCTTAGTTATGAGTCAAGCCGCATCCATGTTTGAATttggccttcattttgatctcagctACATACCTGTAATGTCTCAAGACTATATCTTCCATAGTTTTGAGGCTATCAGCCAAAATATGTCCGCAAACAGACGAGGCAGGCATGTGAACACCTGGCAACATACTATGGATCACTTCTGTgatatttccagctacaaaaggtgTCACACACACCGAGTCACAAAGGTAACAGCCGCACTGTCATGGCTGGTAAATATGGCAGTAACAGGGGGCATCCTGTC from Sparus aurata chromosome 1, fSpaAur1.1, whole genome shotgun sequence encodes the following:
- the dpcd gene encoding protein DPCD, giving the protein MAVQSWIDTLKSSKKTALIHDGKRKIHYLFTDGKEMAEEYDLKTDELIVRKWRNKSTLGAQGTWQVEVGEPLAGPVTSSDSEVIKENCSNPVFMRKDTKTSFQWRIRNLPYPKDVFSVSVEPSERCIIIKTSNKKYYKKFTVVDLDRSQLPLDGSALSFTHANNTLIVSYKKPKEILTLEQELMKELKKLKGTGDGDVDCKTQ